From Spea bombifrons isolate aSpeBom1 chromosome 6, aSpeBom1.2.pri, whole genome shotgun sequence, a single genomic window includes:
- the LOC128500916 gene encoding thiosulfate sulfurtransferase-like, producing the protein MTQQLLSRALVSINWLAGALKNHQSAPSLRVLDASFYFPPIRDGRKEFAEQHIPGALYFDIDECKDKESPYEVMLPSESSFAKYVGNLGINNNSHVVIYDADHLGMYYAPRVWWMFRVFGHHKVSILNGGLRNWLKQGLPVTSEETKVKPETFHAVLNSSLVKNFEDIEKNISSCQFQLVDSRSEGRYTGTEPEPGEGKSLKTKGALH; encoded by the coding sequence ATGACACAACAACTGCTCTCCAGGGCTTTAGTTTCTATAAACTGGCTAGCAGGAGCCCTCAAAAACCACCAGTCTGCACCATCCCTAAGGGTATTGGATGCATCATTTTATTTCCCTCCGATCAGAGATGGACGGAAAGAGTTTGCTGAGCAGCACATTCCAGGTGCATTGTATTTTGATATAGATGAATGTAAAGACAAGGAGTCTCCTTATGAAGTGATGTTGCCCAGTGAGTCCAGCTTTGCAAAATATGTAGGCAACCTTGGCATCAACAACAATAGCCATGTTGTGATTTACGATGCTGATCACCTTGGTATGTACTATGCACCAAGGGTCTGGTGGATGTTTAGGGTTTTCGGGCACCATAAGGTGTCCATCCTGAATGGTGGGTTAAGGAATTGGCTGAAGCAAGGGTTGCCTGTAACATCAGAGGAGACAAAGGTGAAGCCTGAGACATTCCATGCAGTTCTAAACTCCTCTCTTGTGAAAAACTTTGAGGACATTGAGAAAAACATAAGCAGCTGTCAGTTCCAACTGGTGGATTCTCGCTCAGAGGGGAGGTACACAGGAACTGAGCCCGAACCAGGAGAGGGTAAGTCGCTGAAGACGAAGGGTGCTCTGCATTAG
- the TEX33 gene encoding testis-expressed protein 33, protein MDGKETQLSETTENSLIPTNIRHKYGTSLVDQLISTDQVKRTLNESEKSTSHSLGYQIPRPILKPWLAEKNPHRVYYELGQCLRTNIFPGVPVQSQSLVQDSYTAEVKEKVNQYTTCHWFGKKTDDLAIWSQMITERTAINKKLERLLKPLTAFPARPTVQKEIPVTAPPSKTDKNMCITKSKKKKIQSQIQPAPTLNLSEDDDFWDFYEKPI, encoded by the exons ATGGATGGAAAAGAGACACAGTTGTCAGAAACAACAGAAAATAGTTTGATACCAACTAACATTAGGCACAAGTACGGCACTTCCTTGGTGGACCAACTGATCTCTACAGACCAA GTGAAGCGTACACTGAACGAATCAGAGAAGTCGACATCACACTCCCTGGGCTATCAGATTCCCAGACCAATCTTGAAACCATGGCTTGCTGAAAAAAATCCACACCGAGTATACTATGAGTTGGGACAGTGTCTCCGAACTAACATTTTCCCAG GAGTGCCTGTACAATCCCAAAGCCTGGTACAAGATTCCTACACTGCAGAAGTGAAGGAGAAAGTGAATCAGTATACCACATGTCACTGGTTCGGGAAGAAGACTGACGACTTAG CTATCTGGTCCCAAATGATAACAGAGAGAACTGCCATCAACAAGAAATTAGAGAGGCTTCTAAAACCTCTTACCGCTTTTCCGGCCAGGCCTACAGTACAGAAGGAAATTCCTGTTACAGCACCGCCATCAAAGACTGACAAAAACATGTGCATCACCAAGTCTAAGAAGAAAAAGATACAGTCACAGATACAGCCTGCTCCTACCTTAAATCTCAGTGAAGATGATGATTTTTGGGACTTTTATGAGAAGccaatatga
- the LOC128499769 gene encoding thiosulfate sulfurtransferase-like: MTQQLLSRALVSINWLAGALKNHQSAPSLRVLDASFYFPPIRDGRKEFAEQHIPGALYFDIDECKDKESPYEVMLPSESSFAKYVGNLGINNNSHVVIYDADHLGMYYAPRVWWMFRVFGHHKVSILNGGLRNWLKQGLPVTSEETKVKPETFHAVLNSSLVKNFEDIEKNISSCQFQLVDSRSEGRYTGTEPEPGEGVDPGHIPNSLNLPFTRFLTEEGYQKSPDEILHLFKDKGIDLNKPLTITCRRGVTACQLALASFILGKEDTAVYDGSWFEWFYRAKPENKISQWSSQKS; encoded by the exons ATGACACAACAACTGCTCTCCAGGGCTTTAGTTTCTATAAACTGGCTAGCAGGAGCCCTCAAAAACCACCAGTCTGCACCATCCCTAAGGGTATTGGATGCATCATTTTATTTCCCTCCGATCAGAGATGGACGGAAAGAGTTTGCTGAGCAGCACATTCCAGGTGCATTGTATTTTGATATAGATGAATGTAAAGACAAGGAGTCTCCTTATGAAGTGATGTTGCCCAGTGAGTCCAGCTTTGCAAAATATGTAGGCAACCTTGGCATCAACAACAATAGCCATGTTGTGATTTACGATGCAGATCACCTTGGTATGTACTATGCACCAAGGGTCTGGTGGATGTTTAGGGTTTTCGGGCACCATAAGGTGTCCATCCTGAATGGTGGGTTAAGGAATTGGCTGAAGCAAGGGTTGCCTGTAACATCAGAGGAGACAAAGGTGAAGCCTGAGACATTCCATGCAGTTCTAAACTCCTCTCTTGTGAAAAACTTTGAGGACATTGAGAAAAACATAAGCAGCTGTCAGTTCCAACTGGTGGATTCTCGCTCAGAGGGGAGGTACACAGGAACTGAGCCCGAACCAGGAGAGG GTGTTGACCCAGGTCATATTCCCAATTCTCTAAACCTCCCATTCACCCGTTTCTTGACAGAAGAAGGCTATCAAAAGTCCCCTGATGAGATCCTGCATCTCTTCAAGGATAAAGGGATTGACCTTAACAAACCTCTGACTATTACTTGCCGGCGTGGTGTCACTGCATGTCAGCTGGCTCTGGCATCCTTCATACTAGGCAAGGAGGACACTGCCGTCTATGATGGCTCCTGGTTTGAATGGTTCTATCGGGCCAAACCAGAGAATAAGATCTCACAGTGGAGTAGCCAGAAAAGCTAA